From a single Abyssisolibacter fermentans genomic region:
- a CDS encoding glycosyltransferase family 2 protein → MTSLNIVDSLFLYAVASTWFLLLFNVILALNGFMFYLSIDRKKRNYINDTIDFPNISILVPAHNEEKVIEKTVRALYNLSYPKDKLEIIIINDNSTDKTGEILKRLKDKLVDFNLNIITTDKINGGKGKSNALNIGFKQSKGSYIVVYDADNTPEKQSLKYLVCTIISNQKYGAVIGKFRTRNKNKNLLTRFINIETLSFQWMIQAGRWQLFRLCTIPGTNFIIRRNVIQELGGWDSDAITEDTEISFRIYKLGYKICFMPLAVTWEQEPETLKVWFKQRTRWVKGNIYVLNKYFLRIFRHKTKSILFDLYYFISVYFLFLSSVIISDVIFVLGLFTNIKISLSGNYLVIWILAYVLFILEISITLTLEKGESNPQNIMLVSLMYFTYCQLWIIVSIKGIISYLKDILLNKDIKWYKTERF, encoded by the coding sequence ATAACTAGCCTAAATATAGTAGACAGTCTATTTTTATATGCTGTAGCTTCAACTTGGTTTTTACTGTTATTCAATGTCATTTTAGCATTAAATGGATTTATGTTCTATTTAAGTATTGATAGAAAAAAGAGAAATTATATTAATGATACGATAGATTTTCCTAATATTTCCATACTAGTACCTGCTCACAATGAAGAAAAGGTCATAGAAAAAACTGTAAGAGCTTTATATAATCTAAGTTATCCTAAAGATAAATTAGAAATTATAATAATAAATGATAATTCAACAGACAAGACAGGAGAAATATTAAAAAGACTTAAAGATAAATTAGTTGATTTTAACTTGAACATAATAACTACAGATAAAATAAATGGAGGCAAAGGAAAGTCAAATGCTCTAAATATAGGTTTTAAGCAATCAAAAGGTAGCTATATAGTTGTTTATGATGCTGATAATACTCCTGAAAAACAGTCTTTGAAATATCTGGTATGTACTATAATCAGTAACCAGAAGTATGGTGCTGTTATAGGAAAGTTTAGAACAAGAAATAAAAATAAAAATTTACTTACTAGATTCATTAATATTGAAACTTTGAGTTTTCAGTGGATGATTCAAGCTGGAAGGTGGCAGTTGTTTAGATTATGTACGATTCCGGGTACTAACTTTATCATAAGAAGAAACGTAATACAAGAACTGGGTGGTTGGGATTCAGATGCAATAACTGAAGATACAGAGATTAGCTTTAGAATATATAAACTAGGATATAAAATTTGTTTTATGCCTCTAGCAGTTACATGGGAACAAGAACCTGAAACATTAAAAGTCTGGTTTAAGCAAAGAACGAGATGGGTTAAAGGTAATATTTACGTATTGAATAAATATTTTTTAAGAATTTTTAGACACAAAACTAAAAGCATACTATTTGATTTGTATTATTTTATTTCAGTCTATTTCCTGTTTTTATCATCAGTAATTATTTCAGATGTAATATTTGTTTTAGGTCTGTTTACAAATATAAAGATTAGTCTAAGTGGAAATTACTTGGTCATTTGGATACTTGCATATGTATTATTTATACTAGAAATTAGTATAACACTGACACTAGAAAAAGGAGAAAGCAATCCTCAAAATATAATGCTAGTATCACTTATGTATTTTACATATTGTCAGTTGTGGATTATTGTATCTATCAAAGGAATCATTTCATACCTAAAGGATATTTTACTAAATAAAGATATAAAGTGGTATAAGACAGAAAGATTCTAA
- a CDS encoding polysaccharide deacetylase family protein: protein MFKKILFIILPTIIVLTLASRIYSIKPDSKKVLLVYDKRFYFAYSEDIVTSVRELFGHFDMKVVEKQESDYVKNEIKNYDYILVIGLKGNFRNSQLIYDLNNTEKKIFWMGFGIEKLINDSSKYNANIDTSREFVDIEYKNKNFKLGAKRKFNYLKNGFDNVHTYAWVNNGLKKYPLLFNDNNLWYIGRVEVNTVLFYIICDALYEFLEIDIDDNNLTKVYIRIEDVHPFSNCEELKNIGEYLYNRNIPFMIALIPAYVNPETNYITKMSDKPEFIKTIQYLQKIGGSIVLHGFTHQRFGGETSGEGFEFWNGIEDKPIEGDIDEWLYERIEMGLRECVKNEIYPIAFEAPHYAISQEGYRALKNIFSTYIGHIQTADNSFTTTKYPFELRNTKLFNKFIPENLGYITEENPFFIDEITNNINELSVVRGRLGGVFYHSYLGVKKLEKLIKLFENAKITYYDLRNYDHWVKLNDINIKIKDGKYSFSSINENVTKNVIESLFSFGINVLLHVVFFICILLVLIFIFFKRQSNKKLFK, encoded by the coding sequence ATGTTTAAAAAAATACTATTTATTATCTTGCCAACAATTATTGTTTTAACACTAGCTTCAAGAATTTATTCAATAAAGCCAGACTCTAAAAAGGTTTTATTGGTTTATGATAAAAGATTTTATTTTGCTTACAGTGAAGATATAGTAACATCAGTACGTGAATTGTTTGGTCATTTTGATATGAAAGTTGTTGAAAAACAAGAAAGCGATTATGTAAAAAATGAAATCAAAAATTATGATTATATCTTAGTTATAGGATTAAAAGGTAATTTTAGAAACAGTCAACTAATATATGATTTGAATAATACAGAAAAAAAGATATTTTGGATGGGTTTTGGAATAGAAAAATTGATAAATGATTCTAGTAAATACAATGCAAATATAGATACTTCAAGAGAGTTTGTTGATATAGAATATAAAAATAAAAATTTTAAGCTCGGTGCAAAAAGGAAATTTAACTATCTAAAGAATGGTTTTGACAATGTACATACATATGCTTGGGTCAATAATGGATTAAAAAAGTATCCTTTATTATTTAATGATAATAATCTGTGGTACATTGGCAGAGTAGAAGTAAATACTGTGTTGTTTTACATAATATGTGATGCCTTATATGAATTTTTAGAAATAGATATTGATGATAATAATTTGACCAAGGTTTATATACGTATAGAAGATGTTCATCCATTTAGCAATTGTGAAGAGCTAAAGAATATAGGTGAATATTTATATAACAGAAATATTCCATTTATGATAGCCTTGATACCAGCATATGTTAACCCTGAAACTAATTATATAACAAAAATGTCTGATAAACCGGAATTTATAAAGACAATACAATACCTACAAAAAATTGGCGGTAGTATAGTGCTTCATGGTTTTACACATCAGCGGTTTGGAGGAGAAACATCAGGTGAAGGATTTGAGTTTTGGAATGGAATTGAAGACAAACCTATAGAGGGTGATATAGACGAATGGTTATATGAGAGAATAGAAATGGGACTAAGAGAATGTGTAAAAAATGAAATATATCCAATTGCATTTGAAGCACCACATTATGCCATTAGCCAAGAGGGCTATAGAGCGTTAAAAAATATATTTTCAACATATATAGGACATATACAAACTGCTGATAATAGTTTTACAACAACTAAGTATCCCTTTGAGCTTAGAAATACTAAGCTTTTTAATAAGTTTATACCAGAAAACTTAGGATATATAACAGAAGAAAATCCGTTTTTTATTGATGAAATTACTAATAATATAAATGAATTATCAGTTGTTAGAGGTAGACTTGGCGGAGTTTTTTATCATTCATATTTAGGCGTAAAGAAGCTAGAAAAACTAATAAAATTATTTGAAAATGCTAAGATCACATATTATGATCTAAGAAATTACGATCATTGGGTTAAATTAAATGATATAAATATTAAAATAAAAGATGGTAAATATTCTTTTAGTTCTATAAACGAGAATGTTACAAAAAATGTTATTGAAAGTCTATTTTCATTTGGAATAAATGTTTTATTACATGTAGTTTTTTTCATTTGTATATTATTAGTTCTAATTTTCATTTTTTTCAAGAGACAAAGCAACAAAAAATTATTTAAGTAA
- a CDS encoding diguanylate cyclase domain-containing protein, translating into MDKIRKNIDIFFLLLIILIFFTVTFVLDEAEILFSSYLLLGFSFFVIVIGYYTSTVIGLLASAFLVFGYGSFIIYESVMKNRALEYSFWWLILIPMFSFIAGRLGDNTKEIIDIATDYERKLDDLITVDEITGLDNINEYIKELEQEMKRASRHGFNLVLMIIEVQYYRNLLAIYGRAQTNKIMSIMSNIIEKDTRIEDKRYKILENRFAIIMPNTSIAGAAKVKTRLKEDLKEVVLHGKNKADKLVFSVKVGIAKYETSIESTFEFTDIAERELEFDV; encoded by the coding sequence ATGGATAAGATAAGAAAGAATATAGACATATTTTTTTTACTCTTAATAATTTTGATATTTTTTACTGTTACATTTGTACTCGATGAAGCTGAAATTTTATTTTCAAGTTATCTTTTATTAGGATTTAGTTTTTTTGTAATAGTTATAGGTTATTATACAAGTACTGTTATTGGTTTATTAGCAAGTGCTTTTTTAGTATTTGGATATGGAAGCTTTATTATATATGAAAGCGTTATGAAAAACAGAGCTTTAGAATATAGTTTTTGGTGGCTAATATTAATCCCTATGTTTTCTTTCATAGCAGGTAGATTAGGAGATAATACAAAAGAAATAATAGATATAGCTACTGATTATGAAAGAAAATTAGATGATCTGATAACTGTTGATGAAATAACAGGACTAGATAATATAAATGAATATATAAAAGAATTAGAACAAGAAATGAAAAGAGCAAGTAGACATGGTTTTAATTTAGTGCTCATGATAATTGAAGTTCAATATTATAGGAATTTACTAGCGATATACGGTAGAGCTCAAACTAATAAAATAATGTCAATAATGAGTAACATTATTGAAAAAGATACTAGAATTGAAGACAAGAGGTATAAAATTTTAGAAAATAGATTTGCTATTATTATGCCTAATACTAGTATTGCTGGAGCTGCAAAAGTAAAAACTAGGCTTAAAGAAGATTTAAAAGAAGTAGTGTTACATGGAAAAAATAAAGCTGATAAGTTAGTTTTTAGTGTTAAGGTAGGAATTGCAAAATATGAAACAAGTATTGAATCAACATTTGAATTTACTGATATAGCTGAAAGAGAGTTAGAGTTTGATGTTTAA